A single Nicotiana tabacum cultivar K326 chromosome 5, ASM71507v2, whole genome shotgun sequence DNA region contains:
- the LOC107832549 gene encoding uncharacterized protein LOC107832549 isoform X3, whose product MPVRVVETSSTPSQPSGATSGNTLPPACTLLSVGQAFSGTQNVSSQQKDEAWRVNVRIQGCDLDHGYLCGTMEALNVPMADTPIFSPLDRFCPFQSQVEVDGGKSLDLSNYPYIFMRWKEQYFVNVGTDCGLTIAGFYYVCFSCSDGSINGFYYDPNSSPFQKLELKSTNEGRSGFSFSSYELQ is encoded by the exons ATGCCTGTGAGAGTGGTGGAAACTTCTTCTACGCCTTCCCAGCCTTCAG GTGCAACTTCAGGAAATACTTTGCCTCCAGCCTGTACACTTCTAAGTGTCGGACAG GCCTTTTCTGGGACTCAGAATGTCTCAAGTCAACAAAAAGATGAAGCGTGGAGAGTAAATGTACGAATTCAAGGTTGTGACCTTGATCATGGGTATCTCTGTGGTACAATGGAAGCTCTTAATGTTCCTATGGCAGATACACCA ATATTCAGCCCTCTTGATCGTTTCTGCCCTTTCCAGAGCCAAGTGGAGGTCGATGGTGGTAAATCACTGGACCTGAGTAACTATCCATACATATTCATG AGATGGAAAGAACAATACTTCGTAAATGTTGGAACAGACTGTGGGTTGACAATCGCTGGTTTCTACTATGTGTGCTTCTCCTGTAGTGATGGCTCCATCAATGGCTTCTATTATGATCCCAATAGCAG CCCTTTTCAGAAGTTAGAACTAAAATCCACAAACGAGGGACGATCAGGTTTCAGTTTTTCCTCATATGAGTTGCAGTGA
- the LOC107832549 gene encoding uncharacterized protein LOC107832549 isoform X2 — MPVRVVETSSTPSQPSGATSGNTLPPACTLLSVGQAFSGTQNVSSQQKDEAWRVNVRIQGCDLDHGYLCGTMEALNVPMADTPVVTFWEGEIVDTKNYTFFTGKWGATSEDDIKHWTKFPSFSPLLSQVEVDGGKSLDLSNYPYIFMRWKEQYFVNVGTDCGLTIAGFYYVCFSCSDGSINGFYYDPNSSPFQKLELKSTNEGRSGFSFSSYELQ; from the exons ATGCCTGTGAGAGTGGTGGAAACTTCTTCTACGCCTTCCCAGCCTTCAG GTGCAACTTCAGGAAATACTTTGCCTCCAGCCTGTACACTTCTAAGTGTCGGACAG GCCTTTTCTGGGACTCAGAATGTCTCAAGTCAACAAAAAGATGAAGCGTGGAGAGTAAATGTACGAATTCAAGGTTGTGACCTTGATCATGGGTATCTCTGTGGTACAATGGAAGCTCTTAATGTTCCTATGGCAGATACACCA GTAGTTACTTTCTGGGAAGGAGAAATTGTTGACACCAAGAACTATACTTTCTTCACTGGCAAATGGGGTGCCAC ATCAGAAGATGATATAAAACACTGGACCAAGTTTCCATCGTTTTCACCCCTTCTG AGCCAAGTGGAGGTCGATGGTGGTAAATCACTGGACCTGAGTAACTATCCATACATATTCATG AGATGGAAAGAACAATACTTCGTAAATGTTGGAACAGACTGTGGGTTGACAATCGCTGGTTTCTACTATGTGTGCTTCTCCTGTAGTGATGGCTCCATCAATGGCTTCTATTATGATCCCAATAGCAG CCCTTTTCAGAAGTTAGAACTAAAATCCACAAACGAGGGACGATCAGGTTTCAGTTTTTCCTCATATGAGTTGCAGTGA
- the LOC107832549 gene encoding uncharacterized protein LOC107832549 isoform X1: MPVRVVETSSTPSQPSGATSGNTLPPACTLLSVGQAFSGTQNVSSQQKDEAWRVNVRIQGCDLDHGYLCGTMEALNVPMADTPVVTFWEGEIVDTKNYTFFTGKWGATRSEDDIKHWTKFPSFSPLLSQVEVDGGKSLDLSNYPYIFMRWKEQYFVNVGTDCGLTIAGFYYVCFSCSDGSINGFYYDPNSSPFQKLELKSTNEGRSGFSFSSYELQ, encoded by the exons ATGCCTGTGAGAGTGGTGGAAACTTCTTCTACGCCTTCCCAGCCTTCAG GTGCAACTTCAGGAAATACTTTGCCTCCAGCCTGTACACTTCTAAGTGTCGGACAG GCCTTTTCTGGGACTCAGAATGTCTCAAGTCAACAAAAAGATGAAGCGTGGAGAGTAAATGTACGAATTCAAGGTTGTGACCTTGATCATGGGTATCTCTGTGGTACAATGGAAGCTCTTAATGTTCCTATGGCAGATACACCA GTAGTTACTTTCTGGGAAGGAGAAATTGTTGACACCAAGAACTATACTTTCTTCACTGGCAAATGGGGTGCCAC CAGATCAGAAGATGATATAAAACACTGGACCAAGTTTCCATCGTTTTCACCCCTTCTG AGCCAAGTGGAGGTCGATGGTGGTAAATCACTGGACCTGAGTAACTATCCATACATATTCATG AGATGGAAAGAACAATACTTCGTAAATGTTGGAACAGACTGTGGGTTGACAATCGCTGGTTTCTACTATGTGTGCTTCTCCTGTAGTGATGGCTCCATCAATGGCTTCTATTATGATCCCAATAGCAG CCCTTTTCAGAAGTTAGAACTAAAATCCACAAACGAGGGACGATCAGGTTTCAGTTTTTCCTCATATGAGTTGCAGTGA
- the LOC107832550 gene encoding thaumatin-like protein: MLISPYLVPILLCIFLFLFSTDGTQVILVNNCKESIWPGILGGAGQTTLKDGGFHLNSGEQIVLDVPEKWSGRIWGRQNCHFDENGKGKCDTGDCGSQLQCRGMGGEPPATVVEMTLGSSTSPLHFYDVSLVDGFNLPVSMKPVGGGVGCGIAECEVDLNICCPSALEVKAGEKVVGCKSACLAIQSPKYCCTGEYANPKTCKPTVFAHLFKAICPKAYSYAFDDASSLYTCRASRYLVTFCPPK; encoded by the exons ATGCTTATTTCGCCTTATCTTGTCCCTATTTTGCTCTGcatatttctctttctttttagcACTG ATGGAACACAAGTCATTCTAGTAAACAACTGCAAGGAGAGCATATGGCCAGGAATTCTTGGCGGTGCAGGGCAGACTACTCTAAAAGATGGCGGCTTTCACCTCAACAGTGGCGAGCAAATAGTCCTCGACGTGCCTGAGAAGTGGTCGGGTAGAATATGGGGTAGACAGAATTGCCATTTTGACGAGAATGGGAAAGGAAAATGTGACACAGGAGATTGTGGTAGCCAACTACAGTGCCGGGGGATGGGAGGTGAACCCCCGGCTACTGTTGTGGAAATGACATTAGGCTCATCGACTTCACCTTTACATTTCTACGATGTGAGCTTAGTCGATGGGTTTAACTTGCCTGTATCGATGAAACCTGTGGGGGGAGGTGTTGGTTGTGGAATAGCAGAATGTGAAGTTGATTTAAACATATGTTGTCCATCTGCATTGGAAGTGAAAGCTGGAGAGAAAGTGGTAGGGTGCAAAAGTGCATGTTTGGCTATACAATCACCAAAATACTGCTGCACAGGAGAGTATGCAAATCCCAAAACTTGCAAACCAACTGTTTTTGCACATCTGTTTAAGGCTATTTGCCCAAAGGCTTATAGTTATGCATTTGATGATGCTTCCAGTCTTTATACATGTAGGGCTTCTAGATATTTGGTAACTTTCTGTCCTCCCAAATAA